Proteins from a genomic interval of Fusarium oxysporum Fo47 chromosome I, complete sequence:
- a CDS encoding S-adenosyl-L-methionine-dependent methyltransferase gives MDKADAVPAVISETNPRNPTEILPESIPSEMSNQGGQDLVAAQDENEEDDDDSALGEDFASSTASLTSSILEYRKFQGRTFNSDKYKTEYFAPNDERQKESIDISHHYLMLLLDGKLSLVPSSDDLEKVLDIGTGTGIWAIDFADQYPNAQVIGTDLSPIQPDWVPPNVRFELEDATSNWTWSNDSFDFVHMRYLIGAITDWGALFKEAFRCCKPGGFVESVEVNPTFLSDDETAGDVMAVQTWNKLFREASKALGRSFCEIEGDVELLAASGFVDLQVTDFKVPVGGWAKDSKLRQVGQFLRATIENDLEGKQVIGSGLQASKGIQDTPSWRGSRFWGGPEMNTSYF, from the exons ATGGACAAAGCCGACGCGGTACCGGCGGTCATCAGTGAAACAAACCCACGAAACCCAACAGAGATTCTTCCAGAATCAATTCCTTCCGAGATGTCTAACCAAGGAGGACAGGACCTCGTTGCAGCACAA GATGAGAacgaagaggatgacgatgactcGGCGCTCGGAGAAGACTT TGCAAGCTCGACTGCTTCCCTCACCTCAAGTATTCTCGAATACCGAAAGTTTCAGGGTCGGACCTTTAATAGTGACAAGTACAAGACTGAATATTTCGCACCAAATGACGAGAGGCAGAAGGAGTCCATTGACATCTC CCATCACTACCTGATGTTACTTCTCGACGGCAAGCTTTCGCTCGTCCCTTCTTCGGATGACTTGGAG AAGGTACTTGATATCGGAACCGGGACCG GTATATGGGCAAT CGACTTTGCCGACCAATACCCCAATGCCCAGGTCATTGGAACAGATCTTTCCCCAATTCAGCCAGATTGGGTACCACCAAATGTCCGATTTGAACTCGAGGACGCAACTAGTAATTGGACTTGGTCCAACGACAGCTTTGACTTTGTTCATATGCGCTACTTGATTGGCGCTATCACTGATTGGGGCGCGCTGTTCAAAGAAGCGTTTCGCTGTTGCAAGCCTGGGGGCTTCGTCGAATCTGTCGAGGTCAATCCTACTTTCCTCAGTGACGATGAGACAGCCGGCGATGTGATGGCAGTGCAGACATGGAATAAGCTTTTCAGAGAGGCGAGTAAAGCTCTTGGTCGTAGCTTTTGCGAGATCGAGGGGGACGTGGAGCTTCTTGCTGCTTCTGGATTTGTAGACCTGCAAGTTACCGACTTCAAG GTTCCTGTCGGAGGATGGGCCAAAGACTCCAAGTTACGTCAAGTCGGCCAGTTCCTTCGCGCAACGATCGAAAACGATCTTGAAGGTAAGCAAGTCATCGGTTCTGGTCTTCAGGCTTCTAAGGGAATACAGGATACACCCTCATGGCGTGGCAGCAGATTTTGGGGTGGCCCAGAGATGAATACGAGTTATTTCTGA